The following coding sequences are from one Malaciobacter pacificus window:
- a CDS encoding PAS domain-containing sensor histidine kinase codes for MFFNKKKFYTLSDIKNQIVFTPLIFVFFLLIVSFLLIYIFFSYQKQSKIEFVKQNNNFIQQDLLRNYIINIKYNASSNFDDIEIELSNSISEVIGFIHSNGVNTYIDIEIIKGYLRKLEHQYNIDFVLFDTINYKAVYGDNIIRELESLINSKMQVNNFTNEILHYIEYIGDDNIMYWLDVDKRAIKLSFFRKLKNVYWMIGSFSKVDDMKALTLKSIMDSIYNKSKSMQGSYFYFYDEENKKLVNFDNNGEIKTVEKNDLKNFTKGDISHTFKKYRYEIFIKKLDDSLEIEEISNEFSKKLIFGYLIVSFVALLLILSANFFGRFINTIFNRYNKRLERRNFLFKKWKERYELAIIASNDGLWDMNLNTKEIFFSKRWLDMLGYKRGEIRNFNQWLNIIHEDDKQNVLREYSKHIEKKSQHFICEYRIKDKKGNYKWVLVRGKEFNSNRMLMMSMNIDKRVQLSKELREVESLTEFGRIVIFRLNNNDNLSVKFISKSITRYDYEVEEFESEKKSFIDIIYKEDISIFKNNIEKAIKENQNSFTNIFRILDNQKQIKWVYNRTILIKDDYGEVRSLYGYLNDITKIKASEEELKQKVKKEVEKNLEMDRLLVQQNKLASMGEMLGNISHQWRQPLNNISLIIHFLRDSYGILSKDEFIENVKDAKLQLEFMSQTIDDFRNFYKPSKQIMEFDIKESILKSYKIVATAFEQNDMEFKIESESIIIKNYENEFEQVIVNILSNAVDARKIKIKEKEFKAKVNIDIKRVDKKVKITIFNNCGNIDENIIDRIFEPYFTTKFENQGTGIGLYMTKLIVEKNMKGHIEVENVDDGVEFRIII; via the coding sequence TTGTTTTTTAATAAAAAGAAATTTTATACCTTAAGTGATATTAAAAATCAAATAGTATTTACACCTTTAATATTTGTTTTTTTCTTATTGATAGTCTCTTTTTTATTGATTTATATTTTCTTTTCTTATCAAAAGCAATCAAAAATAGAGTTTGTAAAACAGAATAATAACTTTATACAGCAAGATTTATTGAGAAATTATATTATAAATATAAAATATAATGCAAGTTCAAATTTTGATGATATTGAAATTGAGTTAAGTAACTCAATATCTGAAGTTATAGGATTTATTCATTCAAATGGTGTTAATACATATATTGATATAGAAATTATAAAAGGTTATTTACGTAAATTAGAGCATCAGTATAATATAGATTTTGTACTTTTTGACACTATTAATTATAAAGCAGTTTATGGTGACAATATAATACGAGAGTTAGAAAGCTTGATTAACTCTAAAATGCAAGTTAATAATTTTACTAATGAAATTTTACATTATATTGAATATATTGGTGATGATAATATTATGTATTGGCTAGATGTTGATAAAAGGGCTATTAAATTAAGTTTTTTTAGAAAGCTAAAAAATGTTTATTGGATGATTGGATCCTTTTCAAAAGTTGATGATATGAAAGCATTAACTTTAAAATCAATTATGGATTCAATTTATAATAAAAGTAAGTCAATGCAAGGGTCATATTTTTATTTTTATGATGAAGAGAATAAGAAGTTAGTAAATTTTGATAATAATGGTGAAATAAAAACTGTAGAAAAAAATGATTTAAAAAATTTTACTAAAGGTGATATTAGTCATACATTTAAGAAATATCGTTATGAAATATTTATTAAAAAATTAGATGATAGTTTAGAAATAGAAGAAATTAGTAATGAATTTAGTAAAAAGTTAATATTTGGATATTTAATTGTCTCTTTTGTGGCTCTTTTACTAATATTATCTGCAAATTTCTTTGGACGTTTTATTAATACTATTTTCAATAGATACAATAAAAGATTAGAGAGAAGAAACTTTCTTTTTAAAAAATGGAAAGAGAGATATGAATTAGCCATAATAGCATCTAATGACGGTTTGTGGGATATGAATTTAAATACAAAAGAGATATTTTTTTCAAAAAGATGGCTTGACATGCTTGGATATAAAAGAGGTGAAATTCGTAACTTTAATCAATGGCTCAATATTATCCATGAAGATGATAAACAAAATGTATTAAGAGAATATAGCAAACATATAGAAAAAAAGAGTCAACATTTTATTTGTGAATATAGAATAAAAGATAAAAAAGGTAACTATAAATGGGTACTTGTAAGGGGGAAAGAGTTTAATTCTAATAGAATGCTTATGATGTCAATGAATATTGATAAAAGGGTTCAATTAAGTAAAGAATTAAGAGAAGTTGAATCCTTAACTGAATTTGGAAGAATAGTAATCTTTAGATTAAACAATAATGATAATTTAAGTGTTAAATTTATATCAAAAAGTATAACTAGATACGATTATGAGGTTGAAGAGTTTGAAAGTGAAAAAAAGAGTTTTATAGATATCATTTATAAAGAAGATATATCTATATTTAAGAATAATATAGAAAAAGCAATCAAAGAGAATCAAAATTCATTTACGAATATTTTTAGAATATTAGATAATCAAAAACAGATAAAATGGGTTTATAATAGAACTATTTTGATTAAAGATGATTATGGAGAAGTTAGAAGTTTGTATGGATATCTAAATGATATTACAAAAATAAAAGCAAGTGAAGAAGAGTTAAAACAAAAAGTAAAAAAAGAAGTTGAAAAAAATCTGGAAATGGATAGATTATTAGTTCAGCAAAATAAATTAGCTTCAATGGGTGAAATGCTAGGTAATATTTCTCACCAGTGGAGACAGCCTTTAAATAATATTAGCTTAATAATTCACTTTTTAAGGGATAGCTATGGGATTCTTTCAAAAGATGAATTTATTGAAAATGTTAAGGATGCAAAACTTCAATTAGAGTTCATGTCACAAACAATTGATGATTTTAGAAATTTTTATAAGCCTTCAAAACAAATTATGGAATTTGATATAAAAGAGTCAATATTAAAAAGTTATAAAATAGTTGCTACTGCATTTGAACAAAATGATATGGAGTTTAAAATTGAATCTGAATCGATAATCATCAAAAATTATGAAAATGAATTTGAACAAGTTATTGTTAATATTTTAAGTAATGCAGTTGATGCTAGAAAAATTAAGATTAAAGAAAAAGAGTTTAAAGCTAAAGTAAATATTGATATAAAAAGAGTGGATAAAAAAGTAAAAATAACTATATTTAACAATTGTGGAAATATAGATGAAAATATTATTGATAGGATTTTTGAACCTTATTTCACAACTAAGTTTGAGAATCAAGGTACAGGAATAGGACTTTATATGACAAAACTAATAGTTGAAAAAAATATGAAAGGTCATATAGAAGTTGAAAATGTAGATGATGGAGTAGAGTTTAGAATCATTATATAA
- the truA gene encoding tRNA pseudouridine(38-40) synthase TruA: MNLKFTIAYDGSIYQGSQRQPNGKTVEDEFLRAFKRLNIDTKIILSGRTDKEVHATGQVFNCQIPKHFNDLKKLKEIVNHQLPSTVMVKHISNVSSDFHSRFHATKRVYRYLLTTKLTTPFNDKYITYVPNINEEIIKEAIKEFIGVFDFKYFHKTGSDKDITVREVFDACFYKYKDVYVMKFTANSYLRSQIRLMVGFLLNISSGKLTIDDLKKQLRLKKQIFKTPAKPNGLYLARIKY; the protein is encoded by the coding sequence ATGAACTTGAAATTTACTATTGCTTATGATGGAAGTATTTATCAAGGAAGTCAAAGACAACCAAATGGCAAGACTGTTGAAGATGAGTTTTTAAGGGCTTTTAAAAGACTAAATATTGATACTAAAATCATATTAAGCGGTAGAACTGATAAAGAGGTTCATGCTACAGGACAAGTTTTTAATTGTCAAATTCCAAAGCATTTTAATGATTTAAAGAAATTAAAAGAGATTGTAAACCATCAACTTCCAAGCACAGTAATGGTTAAACACATTTCAAATGTAAGTAGTGATTTTCATTCGAGGTTTCATGCTACAAAAAGAGTATATAGATATCTTTTGACTACTAAGTTAACAACACCTTTTAATGATAAATACATAACTTATGTACCAAATATAAATGAAGAGATAATTAAAGAAGCAATAAAAGAGTTTATTGGAGTTTTTGATTTCAAATATTTTCATAAAACGGGTAGCGATAAGGATATTACAGTTAGAGAAGTTTTTGATGCTTGTTTTTATAAATATAAAGATGTGTATGTTATGAAGTTTACAGCAAACTCATATTTAAGATCTCAAATAAGATTAATGGTTGGATTTTTATTAAATATATCAAGTGGAAAATTAACAATTGATGATTTAAAAAAACAATTAAGATTAAAAAAGCAAATCTTTAAAACTCCTGCAAAGCCAAACGGCCTATATCTTGCTAGAATAAAGTATTAA
- a CDS encoding LptF/LptG family permease: MKLKQYLYSQLAITFFPIFLGLYFITSIVFLVKIASLTSIITINFFELFTLYTYVIPQIVFYTMPISFFIALVLTLSKLASEYELTVITSFGLNPIKILKIFFPITLLLSITLLVVSVGLIPKTKFLTKQFLDLKKKEANFNIKASQFGQKFGDWLIYISEEQDRAYSGVKLFKTENEKDQFILSQSAVLNNDKGELSFKLKEGKAFFINDEELNQVNFESMHINDSIADSKLENFSTVYDYWKLQIKRGTNIDDLTFFILTSIFPLISLFLVITFGYFNPRYEKNRAVAYSLISVVFYYILVKSISDKIFLHALYIIPIIWVFSTYILYSKTIKKEY, encoded by the coding sequence TTGAAATTAAAACAATACTTATATTCACAATTAGCTATTACATTTTTCCCAATTTTTTTAGGGTTATATTTTATTACTTCTATTGTATTTTTGGTAAAAATAGCTTCACTTACATCAATTATTACAATAAACTTTTTTGAGTTATTTACTTTATACACTTATGTAATACCTCAAATTGTGTTTTATACAATGCCAATTTCCTTTTTTATAGCACTCGTTTTGACTTTATCAAAACTTGCAAGTGAGTATGAGTTAACAGTAATAACTTCTTTTGGTTTGAATCCAATTAAAATTTTAAAGATATTTTTTCCCATAACGCTTCTTTTAAGTATTACTCTTTTGGTTGTTTCTGTTGGATTAATCCCAAAAACTAAATTTTTAACAAAACAGTTTTTAGATTTAAAGAAAAAAGAAGCGAATTTTAATATTAAAGCAAGTCAATTTGGACAGAAATTTGGCGATTGGTTAATTTATATTAGTGAGGAACAAGATAGAGCTTATAGTGGAGTTAAGTTGTTTAAAACTGAAAATGAAAAAGACCAATTTATTTTATCTCAAAGTGCAGTTTTAAATAATGATAAAGGTGAATTAAGTTTTAAATTAAAAGAAGGGAAGGCCTTTTTTATTAATGATGAGGAACTTAATCAGGTAAATTTTGAATCAATGCATATAAATGATTCAATAGCTGATTCGAAGTTAGAAAATTTTAGTACAGTTTATGATTATTGGAAACTACAAATTAAAAGAGGAACTAATATTGATGATTTAACATTTTTTATATTAACTTCAATATTCCCTTTAATCTCTTTGTTCTTAGTAATTACTTTTGGATATTTTAATCCAAGATATGAAAAGAATAGAGCAGTTGCTTACTCTTTAATTTCTGTTGTTTTTTATTATATTTTAGTTAAATCAATTTCTGATAAGATTTTTTTACATGCATTATATATAATTCCAATTATTTGGGTATTTAGTACATATATTTTATATTCTAAGACAATCAAAAAAGAGTACTAG
- a CDS encoding prepilin peptidase, with product MELFSFLFGVVIGSFLNVLILRLPQNKSVVLPRSTCPKCNHIISWYYNIPLLSYLFLKGKCAYCNAKISFQYFFVELISGILTFLLFSKLGISTEFYFMCLLTYVLIVLSFIDLKYKAVPDYLLLITFIVSFMATTYEILEAFKYAFLFSGALVLLNFIITFYIQNIKAKILKDESLKDQEALGEGDIPIIATIGVILGVQGGLIAIFLAAFFAIIPSIYSSFVKKDIQTPFIPYLVMGFFTEYFFDLERFLKVIY from the coding sequence TTGGAGCTGTTTAGTTTTTTATTTGGAGTTGTAATTGGGTCTTTTTTAAATGTATTAATATTAAGATTACCTCAAAATAAATCTGTAGTTCTACCAAGAAGTACTTGTCCTAAATGTAACCATATAATCTCGTGGTATTATAATATTCCTCTTTTATCATATCTTTTTTTAAAAGGGAAATGTGCTTATTGTAATGCAAAGATTTCTTTTCAATATTTTTTTGTAGAACTAATTAGTGGTATATTAACTTTCCTACTATTTTCTAAATTAGGAATAAGTACAGAGTTTTATTTTATGTGTTTACTTACTTATGTTTTAATTGTTTTATCATTTATAGATTTAAAATATAAGGCTGTTCCTGATTATTTATTATTGATTACTTTTATTGTTTCTTTTATGGCAACAACTTATGAAATATTAGAAGCATTCAAGTATGCGTTTTTATTTAGTGGAGCTTTAGTTTTACTAAATTTTATTATCACCTTTTATATACAAAATATAAAAGCAAAGATTTTAAAAGATGAAAGTTTAAAAGACCAAGAGGCTTTAGGTGAGGGTGATATTCCAATTATTGCAACAATTGGAGTGATTTTAGGGGTTCAAGGTGGACTTATTGCTATATTTTTGGCAGCTTTTTTTGCTATAATACCCTCTATTTATTCAAGTTTTGTAAAAAAAGATATCCAAACTCCATTTATACCTTATTTAGTTATGGGCTTTTTTACAGAGTACTTTTTTGATTTAGAGAGATTTTTAAAGGTTATTTATTGA
- a CDS encoding di-trans,poly-cis-decaprenylcistransferase has product MYNNEAPVHIAMIMDGNGRWAKERGLKRTAGHEKGAEVVRDITTYCAKIGVKYLTMYAFSTENWKRPKLEVDYLMKLLDRYLKKELEVYMKNNIRFKAIGDLSKFSKSLQERISITEKQTEKNSGLTQVLALNYGSKDEIVRAVKKLNEQNLEVSEENIESCLDTAGIPDVDIMIRTSGEVRLSNYLLWQNAYAEMFFTQTLWPDFNTLELDDIISDFNSRERRFGAV; this is encoded by the coding sequence ATGTATAATAATGAAGCACCAGTTCACATAGCTATGATTATGGATGGAAATGGTCGTTGGGCAAAAGAGAGAGGTTTAAAAAGAACTGCAGGTCATGAAAAAGGTGCAGAAGTCGTAAGAGATATTACAACTTATTGTGCAAAAATAGGAGTTAAATATCTTACTATGTATGCTTTTTCAACTGAAAATTGGAAAAGACCAAAACTTGAAGTAGATTATCTTATGAAACTTTTAGATAGGTATTTAAAAAAAGAGCTAGAAGTTTATATGAAAAATAATATAAGATTTAAAGCTATTGGAGATTTATCAAAGTTTTCAAAATCACTTCAAGAGAGAATATCAATCACTGAAAAACAAACAGAAAAAAACAGTGGACTTACTCAAGTCTTAGCATTAAATTATGGTTCAAAAGATGAAATTGTTAGAGCTGTAAAAAAATTAAATGAGCAAAATTTAGAAGTAAGTGAAGAGAATATTGAATCTTGTTTAGATACAGCAGGAATTCCTGATGTTGATATAATGATTAGAACAAGTGGAGAAGTTAGACTTTCAAACTATCTTCTGTGGCAAAATGCCTATGCTGAAATGTTTTTTACTCAGACATTATGGCCTGATTTTAATACCCTAGAATTAGATGACATTATAAGTGATTTTAATTCAAGAGAGAGAAGATTTGGAGCTGTTTAG
- the coaBC gene encoding bifunctional phosphopantothenoylcysteine decarboxylase/phosphopantothenate--cysteine ligase CoaBC: MLLKEKKILVGVTGSIAIYKALELIRLYIKAGAKVKVIMTPAACKFINPITFEAISQNKVLVEDNENWDKSQDYNHIDIGKWSDLFVIAPASANTINSIANGLGHNLLLQTALAYPRMKLIAPAANTNMIKNPITQSSLKMLKLCNYEIVDTTSKELVCKDVGDGAMAEVEDIFDATCKELLKDEYWVNRKVVLSGGGTIEKIDDVRYISNFSSGKMASSLAKALYYKGANVCLVSTRGYENLPKDIHIIKVQSSAEMYEYLVDSIRVAKKGILTKPTLMDDSKPELIQKRPYLFMVAAISDYVPSFPQDGKLKKDMIGSSWNLELKQNMDILACLDKKDIVSIGFKAEMDEATALNSATSMIERKKLDGVCLNILNETNSFGSDNNNIELILKNSSYEITGHKLDVSLKILENLQKEFGQYV; this comes from the coding sequence ATGTTATTAAAAGAAAAAAAAATACTTGTAGGAGTAACGGGTTCAATTGCTATTTATAAAGCTTTAGAATTAATTAGATTATATATAAAAGCAGGTGCAAAAGTTAAAGTTATTATGACTCCTGCTGCTTGTAAGTTTATAAATCCAATAACATTTGAAGCAATTTCCCAAAACAAAGTATTAGTTGAAGATAATGAAAACTGGGATAAATCACAAGACTATAATCATATTGATATAGGAAAATGGAGTGATTTATTTGTAATAGCCCCTGCTAGTGCTAATACAATTAACTCTATTGCAAATGGACTAGGTCATAACTTACTTCTTCAAACAGCACTTGCATATCCAAGGATGAAACTTATTGCTCCTGCAGCAAATACAAATATGATTAAAAATCCTATTACTCAATCTAGTTTAAAAATGCTAAAACTTTGTAACTATGAAATAGTTGATACAACATCAAAAGAGTTAGTATGTAAAGATGTTGGTGATGGAGCTATGGCTGAAGTTGAAGATATCTTTGATGCAACTTGTAAAGAGCTTTTAAAAGATGAATACTGGGTAAATAGAAAAGTTGTTTTAAGCGGTGGTGGAACAATTGAAAAAATTGATGATGTAAGATATATTTCAAATTTTTCATCAGGAAAAATGGCTTCAAGTTTAGCAAAAGCACTTTATTATAAAGGTGCAAATGTTTGTTTAGTTTCTACTAGAGGATATGAAAATTTACCTAAAGATATTCATATAATCAAAGTTCAAAGTAGTGCTGAAATGTATGAATATTTAGTTGATTCAATTAGAGTTGCTAAAAAAGGAATTTTAACAAAACCAACACTAATGGATGATAGTAAGCCTGAATTAATTCAAAAAAGACCATATTTGTTTATGGTTGCAGCAATTAGTGATTATGTACCATCTTTCCCTCAAGATGGAAAACTAAAAAAAGATATGATTGGCTCATCATGGAACTTAGAGTTGAAACAAAATATGGATATATTAGCTTGTTTAGATAAAAAAGATATTGTATCAATTGGTTTTAAAGCAGAGATGGATGAAGCAACTGCATTAAATAGTGCAACATCGATGATTGAGAGAAAAAAACTTGATGGTGTTTGTTTAAATATCCTAAATGAAACTAATAGTTTTGGAAGTGATAATAACAATATTGAATTAATATTAAAAAATAGTTCATATGAAATAACAGGACATAAACTAGATGTGTCCTTAAAAATTTTAGAAAATTTACAAAAAGAGTTTGGGCAATATGTATAA
- the glmU gene encoding bifunctional UDP-N-acetylglucosamine diphosphorylase/glucosamine-1-phosphate N-acetyltransferase GlmU has protein sequence MKNKSIIILAAGAGTRMKSTTPKVLHKISGKPMLYYSIKEALELSDDVTVVLYHQAQRVQEEMEKYFENINYVIQDHENYPGTGGAVMNIIPKYEKVLVLNGDMPLIQADELKKFEVDATIVMSVLELDNADGYGRVIIENGEVKKIVEQKDANESELAVTTANAGIYQFCSKFLLESLPKLSNDNAQKEYYITDLVEMAINQGLGLKPLTVNEENFKGVNSKLDLSEAEVIHQNRIKREFLKQGVIMRLPDTIYIEEGVQIEGESILENGVTLLGNSKIINSHIKTNTVVEDAILIDSDAGPMARVRPGSEIKDTHLGNFVETKKAKLTGVKAGHLTYLGDCEIDEGTNIGCGTITCNYDGVNKYKTIIGKNVFVGSDTQFVAPVNIEDDVIIGAGSTVTGDVKTGELYITRAKAKKIDGYFYKHFDKAGK, from the coding sequence ATGAAAAATAAATCAATAATAATTTTAGCTGCAGGTGCAGGTACCCGAATGAAATCAACAACTCCAAAGGTTTTACATAAAATCTCTGGAAAACCAATGCTTTATTACTCAATCAAAGAAGCTTTAGAGTTAAGTGATGATGTAACAGTTGTTTTATACCACCAAGCACAAAGAGTGCAAGAAGAGATGGAAAAGTATTTTGAAAATATTAATTATGTAATTCAAGACCACGAAAACTACCCAGGAACTGGTGGGGCAGTTATGAACATAATTCCAAAATATGAGAAAGTTTTAGTTTTAAATGGTGACATGCCTTTAATTCAAGCAGATGAGCTTAAAAAATTTGAGGTTGATGCAACTATTGTTATGTCAGTGCTTGAACTAGATAATGCAGATGGTTATGGAAGAGTTATAATTGAAAATGGTGAAGTTAAAAAAATCGTTGAGCAAAAAGATGCAAATGAATCTGAACTTGCTGTAACTACTGCAAATGCTGGTATTTATCAGTTTTGCTCAAAATTTTTATTAGAGTCTTTACCAAAACTTTCAAATGATAATGCACAAAAAGAGTACTACATAACAGATTTAGTTGAAATGGCTATAAATCAAGGACTAGGGCTAAAACCACTTACTGTAAATGAAGAGAACTTCAAAGGTGTAAACTCAAAATTAGACTTAAGTGAAGCAGAAGTAATTCACCAAAATAGAATTAAAAGAGAGTTTTTAAAGCAGGGTGTTATTATGAGGCTTCCTGATACTATTTATATAGAAGAGGGTGTACAGATTGAAGGTGAATCAATTTTGGAAAATGGTGTAACACTACTTGGAAACTCTAAAATTATAAATTCTCACATTAAAACAAATACTGTAGTTGAAGATGCAATTTTAATCGACTCTGATGCTGGACCAATGGCAAGAGTGCGACCAGGAAGTGAAATCAAAGATACTCATTTAGGAAATTTTGTTGAGACTAAAAAAGCAAAACTAACTGGTGTGAAAGCAGGACACTTAACTTATTTAGGTGATTGTGAAATTGATGAAGGTACAAATATTGGTTGTGGGACTATTACTTGTAACTACGATGGTGTTAATAAATACAAAACAATTATTGGTAAAAATGTTTTTGTAGGAAGTGATACTCAATTTGTAGCTCCTGTTAATATTGAAGATGATGTTATTATTGGTGCTGGGTCAACTGTAACAGGTGATGTTAAAACAGGTGAATTATACATAACTAGAGCAAAAGCAAAAAAAATAGATGGGTATTTTTATAAACATTTTGATAAAGCTGGAAAATAA